From the Actinomycetota bacterium genome, one window contains:
- a CDS encoding TrpB-like pyridoxal phosphate-dependent enzyme: MEDKTKKYILPESEIPSKWYNINPDLPKPLAPPCNPQTGKPLTPEELEVIFPRSIIEQEVSMQNYIDIPAELIDIYRMWRPTPLVRAERLERMIDTPAKIFFKNESASPAGSHKPNTAVAQAYYNKKDGTGRLTTETGAGQWGCALSFAGALIGIPVTVYMVKVSYEQKPYRKIMMHAYGGKVYASPSKLTDAGRAMLALDPDCPGSLGLAISEAVEEAVKSGGEAKYSLGSVLNHVILHQTIVGLETKDQFKKMGITPDVLIACVGGGSNFGGFVFPFIPDKLKGKDIRMIAVEPTSCPTLTKGEFTFDYGDTSKMAPIVQMYTLGHDFMPPSIHAGGLRYHGMAPQVSMLYHEGLIEAVAYPQNPCFEAAMMFAKAEGIIPAPESSHAIKCAIDEALKCRKTGEKKVIAFNLSGHGHFDMTAYEKYMEGKLADYEYPKEFVKESLKKLPKVEI, encoded by the coding sequence ATGGAAGACAAAACAAAAAAATATATATTGCCTGAAAGTGAAATACCTTCAAAATGGTATAATATCAATCCTGATCTGCCAAAACCTCTGGCTCCGCCCTGTAATCCTCAGACCGGCAAGCCTCTCACTCCTGAAGAGCTGGAAGTAATATTTCCAAGAAGCATAATAGAACAGGAAGTAAGCATGCAGAACTACATTGATATTCCTGCTGAACTGATTGATATTTACAGAATGTGGAGACCCACTCCTCTTGTTCGGGCTGAAAGACTCGAGCGCATGATTGATACACCTGCAAAAATATTTTTTAAGAACGAATCGGCAAGTCCGGCCGGAAGTCACAAACCCAATACTGCTGTTGCTCAGGCTTATTATAATAAAAAAGACGGTACCGGCAGGCTTACAACAGAGACAGGTGCAGGCCAGTGGGGCTGCGCCCTTAGTTTTGCCGGGGCACTTATAGGGATACCTGTAACTGTTTATATGGTAAAAGTAAGCTATGAGCAGAAACCTTATAGAAAAATTATGATGCATGCATATGGCGGAAAAGTCTATGCATCACCCTCAAAACTGACTGATGCAGGAAGGGCAATGCTTGCCCTGGATCCTGATTGTCCGGGAAGCCTTGGCCTTGCAATAAGTGAAGCTGTTGAGGAAGCAGTAAAAAGCGGAGGAGAAGCGAAGTATAGCCTGGGAAGCGTGTTAAATCATGTAATTCTGCATCAGACAATAGTTGGTCTTGAAACCAAAGATCAGTTTAAAAAAATGGGGATAACCCCCGATGTCCTTATAGCATGCGTCGGAGGAGGAAGCAATTTTGGCGGTTTTGTATTCCCGTTTATACCTGACAAACTGAAAGGCAAAGATATTAGAATGATTGCAGTAGAGCCTACATCCTGCCCGACTCTTACAAAAGGGGAATTTACTTTTGATTACGGAGATACAAGCAAGATGGCACCCATAGTCCAGATGTATACTCTGGGACATGATTTTATGCCGCCATCTATTCATGCAGGCGGTCTGAGATATCATGGAATGGCTCCCCAGGTAAGTATGCTTTATCATGAAGGACTTATTGAGGCTGTGGCATATCCCCAGAATCCATGTTTTGAGGCTGCAATGATGTTTGCAAAAGCGGAAGGGATAATACCTGCCCCTGAATCCAGCCATGCCATAAAGTGTGCAATAGACGAAGCATTAAAGTGCAGAAAGACAGGAGAGAAAAAAGTAATTGCCTTTAATCTGAGTGGCCATGGCCATTTTGATATGACTGCATATGAAAAATATATGGAAGGTAAACTGGCTGATTATGAATATCCGAAAGAGTTTGTAAAGGAATCCCTGAAAAAACTTCCAAAGGTAGAGATATAG